A portion of the Naumovozyma castellii chromosome 2, complete genome genome contains these proteins:
- the DSC3 gene encoding Dsc3p (ancestral locus Anc_8.645), with protein sequence MSDSHDLTDTPTQKFIVIRFSDVTIADLQINITQVPISNINTHWLRQMCRDLRPRETQSHRLKFIRSGALLNSRSSLALQIQDYFRTSASDHTPQQEEEEEEANKFYIHCIIGSDLLSEDELAREDAMDDLGPNEEGRTTQAIGFDRLRAVGFSEREIELLRQQFRSTYGDLEERLQGNDEFEEEGNNNSTTDIRQLEEQWMESGGHGPTNENGMANNNVFDDDRFNSIPITNLKHNKDLLIGIFIGFCFGIFAFILMNIDGLLNKRQRMSMFAGIIVNILFCLFRGF encoded by the coding sequence ATGTCTGACTCTCACGACCTCACCGACACACCCACGCAAAAATTTATAGTAATACGGTTTTCAGATGTAACCATTGCCGACCTACAAATAAACATAACGCAAGTCCCCATCTCCAACATCAACACGCACTGGTTGCGTCAAATGTGTAGGGACTTACGACCCAGGGAGACACAATCGCATCGTTTGAAGTTCATTAGGTCAGGTGCTCTATTGAATTCGAGATCGTCCCTAGCGTTGCAAATCCAAGATTATTTTAGAACAAGCGCCTCTGATCACACGCCACAGcaggaggaggaggaggaggaggcGAACAAGTTTTACATTCATTGTATCATTGGTAGTGATCTGTTAAGTGAGGATGAATTGGCAAGAGAAGATGCTATGGATGACTTGGGTCCCAATGAAGAAGGGAGAACTACACAGGCTATAGGATTTGATAGATTGAGAGCAGTAGGGTTTTCTGaaagagaaattgaattattaagaCAACAATTTAGATCTACTTATGGAGATTTGGAGGAAAGGTTACAGGGgaatgatgaatttgaagaagagggGAATAATAATTCCACTACTGATATTAGACAATTGGAGGAACAATGGATGGAAAGTGGTGGACATGGACCCACGAATGAAAATGGGATGgctaataataatgtcttTGATGACGATCGATTTAATTCCATACCGATTACGAATTTGAAACATaataaagatttattgattgGTATATTTATTGGGTTTTGCTTCGGTATATTTGCATTcatattaatgaatattgATGGATTATTAAATAAGAGACAACGAATGTCCATGTTTGCAGGAATCATTGTAAacattttgttttgtttatttagagggttttaa
- the ISU2 gene encoding putative iron-binding protein ISU2 (ancestral locus Anc_8.647): protein MNSLIPRISSRSILTLSRSTTQSLLTKRLYHAKVIEHYTNPRNVGSLDKSLSNVGTGIVGAPACGDVIKLQIQVNDDTGIIENVKFKTFGCGSAIASSSYMTELVNGMSVDDAAKIKNIEIAKELSLPPVKLHCSMLAEDAIKAAIKDYKTKRTHSTTLH from the coding sequence ATGAACTCCCTAATACCAAGAATATCTTCAAGGTCCATCCTAACCCTCTCCAGGTCCACCACACAATCTCTACTAACAAAGAGACTCTATCATGCCAAGGTCATCGAACACTACACAAACCCAAGAAACGTCGGGTCCCTAGACAAGTCCCTCTCCAATGTCGGCACGGGGATAGTGGGTGCCCCCGCCTGTGGGGACGTGATCAAATTGCAAATTCAAGTCAATGATGACACGGGAATAATCGAAAACGTCAAATTTAAGACCTTTGGCTGCGGGTCCGCCATCGCATCCTCTTCATACATGACGGAATTGGTCAACGGGATGTCCGTGGATGATGCCGCCAAGATTAAGAATATCGAGATCGCTAAGGAATTATCGTTGCCTCCTGTCAAGTTGCATTGTTCCATGCTGGCTGAGGATGCTATCAAGGCTGCCATTAAGGACTACAAGACGAAGAGAACGCATTCAACAACTTTGCATTAA
- the MCT1 gene encoding [acyl-carrier-protein] S-malonyltransferase (ancestral locus Anc_8.643) — protein MRLITFPGQGTSISIPVLKALIRNKSKQFQLILNNNGTNANDLLNFIFRNPSNPGSIAVCSNLLYQLYKISSLTPTPADEPPLLLGHSLGELTCLSINNLFTLNDLFKISNYRNDLMIKYTEKYLIAHKINHSSKFEMWALSSPNASDLPEQVYQLLTSLPIPNGTVSIANANSPKQCVVTGLVEDLESLRTELHISFPKLRITELTNPSNIPFHNDRILRPIQEPLYDYIWSILKQNNTQTMTELPMGIIANLDGGVSRFVHHALEKFIKCSSNTVEFTKCYETINNKAFNVTDSVCIGPGNVIFNLVRRNCPDVVPFEYSSLTTVNLFHEHELQLQEDKK, from the coding sequence ATGAGACTCATAACCTTCCCAGGCCAGGGAACATCCATCTCCATCCCAGTGCTCAAAGCTCTCATAAGAAACAAATCCAAGCAATTCCAACTCATACTGAACAACAACGGCACCAACGCCAATGACCTGCTGAACTTCATCTTCCGCAACCCTTCCAACCCAGGATCCATCGCCGTGTGCTCCAACCTACTCTACCAATTGTACAAGATATCCTCCCTCACTCCCACACCAGCCGATGAACCACCGCTTTTATTAGGCCATTCACTGGGCGAACTCACTTGTCTCTCCATCAACAACCTCTTCACACTCAACGATctattcaaaatatcaaacTATCGTAACGATCTAATGATCAAATACACCGAGAAATACCTCATCGCTCACAAGATAAACCATTCCAGTAAGTTCGAAATGTGGGCCCTCTCATCACCAAACGCCTCTGATCTCCCGGAACAAGTATACCAATTACTGACGTCGTTGCCCATACCGAATGGCACAGTCTCCATAGCAAACGCAAACTCACCAAAGCAATGCGTCGTCACGGGGCTCGTCGAGGATCTGGAGTCTCTAAGAACAGAACTACATATCTCATTCCCGAAATTGAGAATCACTGAATTGACAAACCCATCAAATATACCCTTCCATAATGATAGAATATTGAGACCCATCCAAGAACCACTCTACGATTACATTTGGTCCATCTTGAAACAGAATAATACTCAGACAATGACGGAATTGCCCATGGGCATCATCGCGAATTTGGACGGTGGTGTCTCCAGATTTGTTCATCATGCCCTAGAGAAATTCATCAAGTGTTCCTCCAACACGGTGGAGTTCACCAAGTGTTACGAAACTATTAATAATAAGGCGTTTAATGTCACGGATTCAGTGTGTATTGGACCGGGGAACGTCATATTTAATCTCGTAAGGAGGAATTGTCCCGATGTGGTGCCCTTTGAGTATTCGTCTTTGACAACGGTCAATTTGTTCCATGAACACGAGCTGCAATTGCAGGAGGACAAGAAGTAA
- the RPB8 gene encoding DNA-directed RNA polymerase core subunit RPB8 (ancestral locus Anc_8.646) yields the protein MSNTLFDDIFTVSEVDPGRYNKVCRIEATSTTQEQCKLTLDINTELFPVSNNDQLTITIASSLSIESDSNANQDAAQRSWRPPQPDERSIADDYDYVMYGTAYKFEEVNKDIIAVYYSFGGLLMRLEGNYRNLNTLKQENAYLLIRR from the coding sequence ATGTCCAACACTCTATTTGACGATATATTCACGGTATCTGAAGTTGACCCAGGTCGTTACAACAAAGTCTGTCGTATCGAAGCCACTTCCACCACTCAAGAACAATGTAAATTAACATTAGATATAAATACCGAATTATTCCCCGTGTCCAATAACGATCAATTAACCATCACGATTGCATCCTCGTTAAGCATCGAGAGTGATTCTAATGCTAATCAGGACGCCGCACAAAGAAGTTGGAGACCTCCACAACCGGATGAAAGATCCATTGCTGATGATTACGATTATGTCATGTATGGGACTGCTTATAAATTCGAAGAAGTTAATAAGGATATTATCGCTGTGTATTATTCATTCGGTGGGCTTTTGATGAGATTGGAAGGTAATTATAGAAATTTAAATACATTAAAGCAAGAAAATGCTTATCTATTAATCCGTCGTTGA
- the ODC2 gene encoding mitochondrial 2-oxodicarboxylate carrier (ancestral locus Anc_8.644), whose product MSSNHNTQAPLPFRYQFMAGAIAGISELMVMYPLDVVKTRMQLQVSTGAAGASATHYKGVIDCLSQIVKKEGPMHMYKGISSPMLMEAPKRAVKFASNDEFIKLWKSVFGTKQLTQQISVLSGASAGITEALVIVPFELVKIRLQDVNSKFKGPVEVLKHIIKQDGLKGLYSGVESTVWRNAVWNAGYFGVIFQVRELLPVAKSKQEKTRNDLCAGFVGGTFGVMFNTPFDVVKSRIQSDGNEIINGVRKYNWTWPSVMKIYHEEGFRALYKGFVPKVLRLGPGGAVLLVVFTNVMNVFREFHEGR is encoded by the coding sequence ATGTCCTCCAACCACAACACTCAGGCCCCGCTGCCCTTCCGCTACCAATTCATGGCTGGCGCCATCGCAGGCATCTCGGAATTAATGGTCATGTACCCTCTGGACGTCGTCAAGACCAGAATGCAACTGCAAGTCTCCACCGGTGCTGCTGGTGCTTCCGCGACCCACTACAAGGGCGTCATCGACTGTCTCTCGCAGATCGTCAAGAAGGAGGGCCCCATGCACATGTACAAGGGGATCTCGTCGCCTATGTTGATGGAGGCACCAAAGAGAGCTGTGAAATTCGCCTCCaatgatgaattcatcaaattatGGAAATCTGTTTTCGGAACAAAGCAATTGACTCAACAGATCTCTGTGTTGAGTGGGGCCTCCGCGGGGATCACAGAGGCTCTCGTTATTGTCCCTTTTGAACTGGTCAAGATTAGATTGCAAGATgtcaattccaaattcaagGGCCCAGTGGAAGTCCTGAAGCATATTATTAAACAGGATGGTCTCAAGGGGTTGTATAGTGGGGTGGAATCCACTGTTTGGAGAAATGCTGTGTGGAATGCCGGGTATTTTGGTGTCATTTTCCAAGTGAGAGAATTGTTACCAGTGGCAAAGAGTAAGCAGGAAAAGACTAGAAATGATCTTTGTGCTGGGTTCGTTGGGGGGACCTTTGGTGTCATGTTTAATACTCCATTCGATGTTGTGAAATCAAGAATTCAAAGTGATGGGAAcgaaattattaatggtgtaagaaaatataattggACGTGGCCTTCAGTAATGAAGATATATCATGAGGAAGGTTTTAGAGCTTTGTACAAGGGGTTCGTACCCAAAGTATTGAGATTGGGACCAGGTGGTGCGGTCCTATTGGTCGTATTCACAAACGTCATGAACGTCTTTAGAGAATTCCATGAGGGAAGATGA
- the RCN2 gene encoding Rcn2p (ancestral locus Anc_8.640) yields the protein MAEIGSGKKGSATHSMKKTQILITDIPKNKFSEEWPKWLEKQLFEDKFPELKINLQYFTPLSFLNRIVIIMDTEASTITIYEYLKDVIARDSVKMKLYMTESLLISNVNGSDKNPIRSRSFDDINKYTNNNNNGQEIKLDPIKDLTSLRKPILSLDTNPQTTGVSLNSLSVGGQSLSPDRASLESPTLLKFSGDSKSIYYQEPLPKVSLPEGAPNTLRTATTCLFEPGRDTTSLTVDTGRDNVTNSDSANNTPPKSPTITLNQFIE from the coding sequence ATGGCAGAGATAGGATCTGGAAAGAAGGGATCCGCCACACACTCGATGAAAAAGACCCAAATTTTAATTACTGATATTCCGAAGAACAAGTTTAGTGAAGAATGGCCCAAATGGTTGGAGAAGCAATTATTCGAGGATAAGTTTCCTGAATTAAAAATCAATTTACAATACTTTACACCGCTATCGTTCTTGAATCGAATCGTTATTATAATGGATACTGAGGCGTCCACTATTACCATTTATGAATACTTGAAAGATGTGATTGCAAGGGACTCGGTCAAGATGAAGTTATACATGACTGAATCGTTATTGATTTCCAATGTCAATGGTAGTGATAAGAATCCGATCCGATCACGTTCgtttgatgatattaataaatatactaataataataataatggtcAAGAGATCAAACTTGATCCGATAAAGGATCTAACATCATTGCGGAAACCGATTCTTTCCTTAGATACGAATCCGCAAACGACGGGTGTATCATTGAATTCATTATCTGTGGGTGGACAATCGTTATCACCTGATAGGGCGTCATTAGAATCACCtacattattaaaattttctGGTGATTCTAAatcaatttattatcaGGAACCGTTACCGAAGGTTTCTTTACCTGAGGGTGCCCCTAACACATTGAGAACTGCTACGACGTGCTTGTTTGAACCAGGCAGGGACACCACATCATTAACTGTTGATACTGGAAGAGATAATGTCACGAATAGTGATAGTGCCAACAACACGCCACCGAAGAGTCCCACGATCACGTTGAATCAATTTATTGAGTAG
- the NCAS0B01330 gene encoding uncharacterized protein, whose protein sequence is MSHNPSNDSLLLSHHDEDLIDLSQLDLENQFPPTDSESQNTNDFLSKKDRERWYHGRNLLNRQNILALVVLVLLAIVSILILSPSFIPTLFNTTKEKFSHIRTITPINNSSQQTEKAIQHAHHLKPNQNMELEIIQYSSQETKPHIDGNSSSWEFLQNSNQEFFLVNTTFSLDKWEHFINFVDYNPQLNRILIGATNNASLQQ, encoded by the coding sequence ATGTCACACAATCCTTCCAATGACTCACTTTTATTGTCCCACCATGACGAGGACCTTATAGATTTAAGCCAATTGGATCTGGAAAATCAATTCCCACCGACAGATTCAGAATCTCAAAATACAAATGATTTTCTGAGTAAAAAAGATCGTGAAAGATGGTACCATGGTAGAAACTTACTGAATCGCCAGAATATATTAGCTTTAGTGGTGCTTGTCCTATTGGCAATTGTTTCCATATTAATACTCTCACCATCTTTCATCCCAACACTTTTTAACACcaccaaagaaaaatttagtCATATAAGAACAATTActccaataaataattcatcacAACAAACAGAAAAAGCAATACAACATGCACACCATTTGAAAccaaatcaaaatatggaattggaaataattcaatataGTTCACAAGAGACAAAACCCCATATAGACGGCAACAGTTCATCTTGGGAATTTCtgcaaaattcaaatcaagAATTCTTCTTGGTTAATACGACTTTCTCACTGGATAAATGGGAACACTTCATTAATTTTGTGGACTACAATCCACAATTGAACAGGATTCTCATTGGTGCAACCAATAATGCATCCCTACaacaataa
- the MCP1 gene encoding Mcp1p (ancestral locus Anc_8.649): protein MQIKEVAPEPILPESVELTPESSSPFFPESKNVFSNRNLIKALKGFQKYSVWPMLLYFPVHSINTFGIPLIQPNKLPGRVLTIIREKSPLFLSRILIGSLVIHIASGVLLRVSHWLYHFQRRMGEGEESEADHHLNHDASQLLVSEDISQGSIGLTGGIVGYFLGWRKKFKHSPLIVSGYLLTPFLLYHVIIMRWGLVNPESKGFTFVDWLLTNSDWWIRVVGGIIPLSVLIVSGTYHIGAGICKYLKIKDVNKRKKWAGGITLLSITGLISIFRLSMIEHSGIPLKLEEHFTKIFKILNLK from the coding sequence atgcaaataaAAGAGGTTGCTCCAGAACCAATATTACCTGAATCGGTAGAATTAACACCCGAATCATCATCGCCGTTTTTCCCAGAAAGTAAGAATGTATTTTCCAATCGAAATCTTATCAAGGCGTTAAAGggatttcaaaaatactCAGTATGGCCTATGTTGCTCTACTTCCCTGTACATTCCATAAATACATTTGGAATACCTTTAATTCAGCCAAATAAGCTTCCTGGCAGAGTTCTTACAATTATTCGAGAGAAGAGTCCACTATTCTTGTCGAGAATCCTTATTGGATCACTCGTTATTCATATTGCCAGTGGAGTTCTCTTACGCGTCTCTCATTGGCTTTaccattttcaaagaagaatggGAGAAGGTGAAGAAAGTGAGGCAGACCACCACCTTAATCACGATGCTAGTCAGTTGTTAGTTTCTGAAGACATCTCACAAGGATCAATTGGACTGACGGGAGGCATTGTAGGTTACTTTTTAGGCTggagaaaaaaattcaagCATTCACCTTTAATTGTGTCAGGATATCTGTTGACTCCATTTTTATTGTACCATGTGATTATTATGAGATGGGGGCTCGTTAACCCTGAAAGTAAAGGATTTACATTTGTGGATTGGCTACTGACGAATTCTGACTGGTGGATTAGAGTTGTAGGTGGGATTATCCCATTATCTGTATTGATTGTGTCAGGGACATACCACATCGGTGCCGGGATATgcaaatatttaaagattaAAGATGTGaataaaaggaaaaaatggGCTGGTGGTATCACGCTATTGAGTATTACAGGATTGATATCTATTTTCAGATTGTCAATGATTGAGCACAGCGGTATCCCATTAAAATTAGAGGAACATTTTACAAAGATCTTtaagattttaaatttaaaataa
- the HER1 gene encoding Her1p (ancestral locus Anc_8.648), translated as MSETNSPKVVTPQSPTKKYKPSSIISSDIDVPLDWLYKGKRKSRTKAASLSKTSSHGSSTAKIRSNSSGQSSSSLSPYSSNNKSKSTSNDLLPAPTQRRTRSQSITNGMIAQPLPNIKQQLEKGPIASLKNDHLRSRSSSISGTSSSQISTDDSSPLKRSVSLSEKPKKSLLGSIFGRRLSNQSHNKQKQQQPSPIQTTNINTRHPKSSSSNVNSPLVKKLALTPEESPITIFNKSSKEDVDDALLNTISNISLRRVKFSVDKFTDDPPQQLPSRKPKLGDVLIPNDMISEVPPISVGITTTDNNSGSTLITNQHPMYTKDSKEYKIALERYKKSLKEGERHQEEAQKAAERIAREVYSSSRHRANSLTSSLTKTTSNTSSNPLSKQNSNELDTKVDVKAKTLSIDKPIHMHQNNFGDDFSTHNTNEVTLDVIYTRCCHLREILPIPSTLRQVKGKTAPLQTLKFLNPRPTLIDILSFCDFISIIPIHTIVFDNVALTSEMFRIVLSSIVNSNVLEKLGLRNVTIDEEDWKIFCKFLIDNKSLIKLDISQTKIRPESSISCYRENMDWSLFCQVLKRRKGKPLEELLLNGVKFNRIPLGIFQDLLHVFAKMNPKTNVRLGLAVSDISLGCLKILFPWMSKYSVEGVDLAFNNLADLLKPIIESLSTLDFKHLKYFTLNSTNISSVDDMALLIKYLSKLPNLQFLDLSNLPQLFPNIIPDLHKYLPQFPSLKRIYFENNDLTYREISMICNILQKCKLISHVSLLSQHPPSTLENENHIDTELGKDDSNKDLFNRHTLWATLYSLARSSPNLVSLDIDYDELSEEMRSRIALCLMRNMQRTMDSSFELDEALLQDNLLFDGSLISETADTVLNKLNDESKDDIDPTRKYLLKKYLEKLENLHNSVQQTIDSMFEKRKSGELPLEEKENLVRLLLLEKNLSNILEIFSKIPFLSDVFNSTLASSPIQTNQTTAITDDEVPVRRPQLKHLDSARLLHQAIVPSSENTGDPHIMATEAGSVIDTYTGKPVLHKSSSNTSLFSKKQEEEEGELHKWGVFVQQKQQQENAVPGSESSSNLSKESISSQASPTHRSSPTSLQLEDKTATPKILPKIPSGPQLREAIINAKGIASIDDLIQNVNEKRVEVESINGDFVPIDCNKKNDTNISRQPTNTSSANEDETVTEKYDEILNNLSNDRSTINKS; from the coding sequence ATGTCGGAAACGAACTCACCGAAAGTGGTGACACCTCAAAGCCCAACTAAGAAGTACAAACCATCTTCCATAATCTCTTCAGATATCGACGTCCCCTTAGATTGGTTATACAAAGGGAAAAGGAAATCTAGAACAAAGGCAGCTTCACTTTCAAAGACTTCATCTCACGGTAGTTCCACCGCCAAGATAAGAAGTAACAGTTCTGGGCAgtcctcttcttctctaTCTCCATATTCGTCCAATAATAAAAGCAAATCAACAAGTAATGATTTACTTCCAGCACCCACccaaagaagaacaagatcACAATCAATTACAAATGGGATGATTGCACAACCCTTACCAAATATAAAACAACAGTTGGAAAAGGGTCCTATCGCATCTTTAAAGAACGATCATCTCAGATCAAGATCATCATCCATCTCGGGAACTTCCTCCTCGCAAATTTCAACTGATGATTCATCTCCATTGAAGAGAAGTGTATCATTAAGTGAGAAACCAAAAAAATCTTTATTAGGTTCCATTTTCGGTAGAAGACTCTCTAACCAATCTCACAACAAACaaaagcaacaacaaccatCACCCATACAAACTACAAATATAAATACACGCCATCCGAAATCATCTTCCTCCAATGTAAATTCACCATTGGTAAAGAAACTAGCATTGACACCGGAGGAAAGTCCCataacaatatttaataaatcatcaaagGAGGATGTGGATGATGCACTTCTGAATACTATATCAAATATCTCTTTAAGGAGAGTTAAATTTTCCGTAGATAAATTCACTGATGATCCACCGCAACAACTACCTTCAAGGAAACCCAAATTGGGGGATGTGTTGATTCCTAATGATATGATTAGTGAAGTTCCCCCCATTTCTGTGGGAATAACAACAactgataataattcaggGAGTACTCTGATCACAAATCAACATCCAATGTATACGAAAGATTccaaagaatataaaattGCCCTGGAAAGATATAAGAAATCTTTAAAGGAAGGTGAAAGACACCAGGAAGAAGCACAAAAGGCTGCGGAACGAATCGCCAGGGAGGTTTATTCATCTTCACGACATAGAGCTAATTCTTTAACTTCATCTTTGACCAAAACAACTTCCAATACTAGTAGTAACCCATTGTCAAAACAAAACTCAAATGAATTAGATACTAAAGTGGATGTCAAGGCGAAAACTTTATCCATCGATAAACCAATTCATATGcatcaaaataattttggtGATGACTTTTCAACACATAATACTAATGAAGTCACTTTGGATGTCATTTATACAAGATGTTGTCATTTGAGAGAAATATTACCAATTCCATCGACTTTAAGGCAAGTCAAGGGGAAAACAGCTCCCTTGCAAACAttaaaattcttaaatCCAAGACCAACCttaattgatattttaTCCTTTTGTGATTTCATTTCcattattccaattcataCCATTGTTTTCGATAATGTGGCTTTAACTTCTGAAATGTTTAGAATCgtattatcatcaatagTTAATTCTAATgtattggaaaaattaggATTAAGGAATGTCaccattgatgaagaagattggaaaatattctGTAAATTTTTAATCGACAACAAATCACTAATAAAATTGGATATTTCCCAAACAAAAATTAGACCCGAGTCATCCATATCATGTTATAGAGAAAATATGGACTGGTCTTTATTTTGTCAAGTattaaagagaagaaaggGTAAACcattagaagaattattattaaatggtgttaaatttaatagaaTCCCATTAGGTATATTCCAAGATTTATTGCATGTCTTTGCAAAGATGAATCCAAAAACAAATGTACGGTTAGGTTTAGCCGTTTCAGATATATCATTGGGTTGTTTAAAAATACTATTCCCTTGGATGTCCAAATATAGTGTGGAAGGTGTGGATTTagcatttaataatttggcTGACTTATTAAAACCAATAATTGAAAGCCTGTCAACTTTAGATTTCAAacatttaaaatattttacttTGAATAGTACTAATATTTCCTCTGTGGATGATATGGCATTGTTAATAAAATATCTTTCTAAATTACCcaatttacaatttttggatttaagTAATCTACCTCAATTGTTCCCCAATATTATACCCGATTTACACAAATATTTGCCTCAATTTCCTAGTTTAAAGAGAAtctattttgaaaataacgACTTGACTTATAGAGAAATATCAATGATTTGTAATATCTTACAGAAATGTAAGTTAATATCACACGTTTCATTACTCTCACAACATCCACCTTCCacattggaaaatgaaaatcaTATTGACACAGAATTAGGAAAAGACGATAGTAATAAAGATTTGTTTAACAGACATACTCTGTGGGCAACTTTATATTCTCTAGCTAGGAGTTCTCCAAACCTAGTAAGTTTAGATATTGACTATGATGAACTTTCTGAGGAAATGAGATCAAGAATTGCGTTGTGTCTAATGAGAAATATGCAAAGAACTATGGATTCTAGCTTTGAGTTGGATGAAGCTTTACTACAGGATAATCTATTGTTTGACGGATCATTAATTAGTGAAACTGCAGATACAgttttgaataaattaaatgatgaatctaaggatgatattgatccaacaagaaaatatttattaaagaagtatttggaaaaattagaGAACTTACATAATAGCGTACAACAAACTATCGATTCCATGTTTgagaaaagaaaatctgGAGAATTACCCCtagaagaaaaggaaaatttGGTTAGGTTATTATTACTAGAAAAGAACCTCTCGAATATCTTagaaattttttccaaGATTCCCTTCTTATCAGATGTATTCAATTCTACCCTTGCTTCATCACCAATTCAAACTAACCAAACTACAGCAATTACTGATGATGAGGTACCTGTCAGGAGACctcaattgaaacatttgGACTCTGCAAGATTATTACATCAAGCTATTGTTCCTTCCTCCGAAAATACAGGTGACCCACATATAATGGCTACAGAGGCAGGAAGCGTTATTGATACATACACAGGGAAACCTGTCTTGCATAAGAGTTCTTCAAATACATCACTATTTTCTAAGaagcaagaagaagaggaggGTGAGTTACATAAATGGGGTGTTTTCGTCCAGCAaaagcaacaacaagaaaatgCAGTGCCCGGATCAGAATCAAGCTCTAATCTCTCAAAGGAATCCATATCATCTCAAGCCTCCCCTACCCATAGAAGTTCCCCTACTTCATTACAACTAGAGGATAAAACGGCTACACCAAAGATTTTACCAAAGATCCCATCTGGTCCACAATTAAGAGAAGCCATCATTAATGCAAAGGGTATAGCTTCCATCGATGATTTAATCCAAAatgttaatgaaaaaagaGTAGAAGTGGAAAGCATTAATGGTGATTTTGTTCCCATAGACTGtaataagaagaatgatACCAATATATCACGACAACCAACTAATACATCTAGTGCCAATGAGGATGAAACGGTTACCGAGAAATATGATGAGATATTGAATAATCTATCAAATGATCGTTCGACCATCAACAAAAGTTAA